A stretch of the Bradyrhizobium sp. CCBAU 53351 genome encodes the following:
- a CDS encoding PRC-barrel domain-containing protein, whose protein sequence is MRAIGILGIAIVASLAGATSHAADEPPTSPSEANAPAAQPPASTVPVTPKDAAPPPSVTIIGASEAHGVLGRDVRSAAGEDMGRIVDVIVDRTGHVRAAAIDFGGFLGVGSRKIVVDWNALRFGKIANKKDSITLELTKAQVAAAPEYKEDTPIVVLGASGSLQPLQAIQ, encoded by the coding sequence ATGCGTGCGATCGGAATATTGGGCATAGCCATCGTTGCGAGCCTGGCGGGCGCGACCTCGCACGCTGCAGACGAGCCGCCCACAAGTCCGAGTGAGGCCAATGCGCCGGCGGCCCAGCCGCCGGCCTCGACCGTGCCGGTCACGCCGAAGGATGCCGCCCCGCCGCCGTCGGTGACCATCATCGGCGCGAGCGAGGCCCATGGCGTGCTCGGCCGCGACGTGCGCAGTGCGGCCGGCGAGGACATGGGCCGCATCGTCGACGTCATCGTCGATCGCACCGGCCATGTCCGCGCCGCGGCCATCGATTTCGGCGGGTTTCTCGGCGTCGGCAGCCGCAAGATCGTGGTGGACTGGAACGCGCTGCGCTTCGGCAAGATCGCCAACAAGAAGGACAGCATCACGCTGGAATTGACCAAGGCGCAGGTCGCGGCCGCGCCGGAATACAAGGAAGACACGCCGATCGTCGTGCTCGGTGCGTCCGGCAGCCTTCAACCGCTGCAAGCAATCCAGTGA
- a CDS encoding MFS transporter gives MLLSRKPNHADREGRVEQDDVAAPSVAGIPAPSRQSLRGLDWFIFFLADVQTGFGPFIAVYLTTQKWTQVEIGLVLSIGGIVALIGQMPGGAIIDAAKSERLVAALAIATIGACALAYAAMPIFPVVVAAATLHAAASCVLGPAIAAISLGLVGPFAIGERLGRNARFASLGNGVAAAVMGTAGYLLSSRSVFLVTFLLAIPTLIALSRIRENEVDIRRCHGEMPADAAVRGDTNIWHLIRQRPLIIFALSVLLLQLANASMMPLMASAVTARSAQWATVLVAFCIVVPQAIVALLSPTVGRKAQAWGRRPLLLIGFGALMIRGLLFATVRDPYLLVAVQVFDGITAAVFAVMIPLIVADVAFGSGHFNLAQGIVGTATGIGASLSTVLGGYVSDKFGNATAFIGLSGVAATGLLLILFVMPETRRTA, from the coding sequence GTGCTGTTGTCGAGGAAGCCGAACCATGCAGATCGCGAGGGCCGCGTTGAACAGGACGACGTCGCCGCGCCATCGGTCGCTGGCATCCCGGCGCCGTCGCGCCAGAGCCTGCGTGGCCTCGACTGGTTCATCTTCTTCCTCGCTGATGTGCAGACGGGATTCGGTCCGTTCATCGCGGTCTATCTGACCACCCAGAAATGGACCCAGGTCGAGATCGGTCTCGTGCTATCGATCGGCGGCATCGTCGCGTTGATCGGGCAGATGCCGGGCGGGGCGATCATCGATGCCGCGAAATCGGAGCGACTGGTTGCCGCCCTTGCGATCGCGACCATCGGCGCTTGCGCGCTGGCCTATGCCGCGATGCCGATCTTCCCCGTCGTGGTGGCCGCGGCCACCTTGCACGCGGCGGCGAGTTGCGTGCTGGGGCCGGCGATCGCGGCGATCAGCCTCGGTCTCGTCGGCCCCTTCGCGATCGGCGAGCGGCTCGGCCGCAATGCGCGCTTTGCCTCGCTCGGCAACGGCGTGGCGGCGGCCGTGATGGGCACCGCGGGCTATCTGTTGTCGAGCCGCTCGGTTTTCCTGGTGACCTTCCTGCTCGCGATTCCGACCCTGATCGCGCTTTCGCGCATCCGCGAGAACGAGGTCGACATCAGGCGCTGTCATGGCGAGATGCCGGCTGACGCAGCCGTGCGCGGCGACACCAACATCTGGCACCTGATCCGGCAGCGTCCGCTCATCATCTTCGCCCTCAGCGTGCTGCTGTTGCAACTCGCCAACGCCTCGATGATGCCGCTGATGGCAAGCGCCGTGACGGCGCGGTCCGCGCAATGGGCGACGGTGCTTGTCGCCTTTTGCATCGTCGTCCCGCAGGCGATCGTGGCGCTGCTGTCGCCAACCGTCGGCCGCAAGGCACAGGCATGGGGCCGGCGGCCTCTGCTTCTGATCGGCTTCGGCGCGCTGATGATTCGCGGCCTGCTGTTTGCGACCGTGCGCGATCCATATCTGCTGGTCGCCGTGCAGGTGTTCGACGGCATCACCGCGGCGGTGTTCGCGGTGATGATTCCGCTGATCGTGGCGGACGTCGCCTTCGGCAGCGGCCATTTCAACCTGGCCCAGGGCATCGTCGGCACCGCGACCGGCATCGGCGCGTCGCTAAGCACGGTGCTCGGCGGCTATGTCAGCGACAAGTTCGGCAACGCGACCGCCTTCATCGGGTTGTCCGGCGTTGCCGCGACGGGGCTGTTGCTGATTCTCTTCGTGATGCCGGAGACGCGACGCACGGCATGA
- a CDS encoding helix-turn-helix domain-containing protein — protein sequence MLTQTINTPAINTQIIGKAAPAHPVTDQFGAITGHVGLVATEFSYRKDEEIYGEDEPAEYVYQVVSGAVSSYKLLSDGRRQIGAFHLPGDVFGLESGPAHRLAAEAIIDTTVRLVKRASLEKAAGTDVQVARKLWAMTAGELRHAEDHMLLLGRKTAMERVATFLLEMDRRLAVAGMMALPMCRRDIGDYLGLTLETVSRALSQLHTQGILGFSGARQIVLRNRQRLQHLDA from the coding sequence ATGCTGACCCAGACGATCAACACCCCGGCGATCAACACCCAGATTATCGGCAAGGCTGCTCCCGCCCATCCCGTCACCGACCAGTTCGGCGCCATCACCGGCCATGTCGGTCTGGTCGCGACCGAATTCTCCTACCGCAAGGACGAGGAGATCTATGGCGAGGACGAGCCGGCCGAATATGTCTACCAGGTCGTCTCCGGCGCAGTGAGCAGCTACAAGCTGCTTTCCGACGGCCGCCGCCAGATCGGCGCCTTCCATCTTCCCGGCGACGTGTTCGGCCTCGAATCCGGTCCTGCCCACCGCCTTGCTGCCGAAGCCATCATCGACACCACCGTGCGCCTCGTGAAGCGCGCCAGCCTCGAGAAGGCTGCAGGCACCGACGTCCAGGTTGCCCGCAAGCTCTGGGCGATGACGGCTGGCGAGCTGCGCCATGCCGAGGACCACATGCTGCTGCTGGGCCGCAAGACCGCGATGGAGCGCGTTGCCACCTTCCTGCTCGAAATGGACCGCCGCCTCGCCGTTGCCGGCATGATGGCGCTGCCGATGTGCCGCCGCGACATCGGCGATTATCTCGGCCTCACCCTCGAAACCGTGTCGCGCGCGCTGTCACAGCTTCACACCCAGGGCATCCTGGGCTTCTCCGGCGCCCGCCAGATCGTGCTGCGCAACCGTCAGCGCCTGCAACATCTCGACGCCTGA
- a CDS encoding response regulator, producing the protein MIEVSSHRVRPSSPAQLTVFVVDDDAAVLGSLRFLLETDGFAVRTFRSGTALLNIGGAAGPDCYVIDYKMPDINGIELASRLRKSDRQVPVILITGYPDENISARAAMAGIKDVVLKPLLDENLVKCIRHAIQDHPRA; encoded by the coding sequence ATGATCGAGGTCAGCTCACATCGTGTGCGGCCGTCGTCCCCCGCACAACTCACCGTCTTTGTGGTCGACGATGACGCCGCCGTCCTGGGATCCCTGCGGTTCCTGTTGGAGACCGACGGCTTTGCCGTGCGAACCTTCAGGAGCGGCACGGCGCTGCTCAACATCGGCGGAGCGGCTGGACCGGACTGTTACGTCATCGACTACAAGATGCCGGACATCAACGGCATCGAGTTGGCCAGCCGCTTGCGCAAATCCGACCGCCAGGTGCCCGTGATCCTGATCACCGGCTATCCCGACGAGAACATCTCGGCCCGGGCTGCGATGGCGGGCATCAAAGACGTGGTTTTGAAGCCGCTTCTCGACGAAAACCTGGTCAAGTGCATCCGCCACGCCATCCAGGACCATCCCCGCGCCTGA